A stretch of Rhododendron vialii isolate Sample 1 chromosome 4a, ASM3025357v1 DNA encodes these proteins:
- the LOC131322989 gene encoding receptor kinase-like protein Xa21 produces the protein MGFLSHYIGNLSFLHELSLKNNTFIGEIPTELGNLFRLQKLDLELNGFKGTIPTSLFRCSNLTYLSVSTNKLVGEFPKELAYFMPRLVTLYIDRNNFTGGHGIPPSIGNLTSLEHFDACDNPFGGSIPNALGQLKNLRELWLGNTTISGTIPPALYNLSLLIRLSVPHNQLWGSLPPSFGFMFPHLEALHLFTNKFNGPIPLSISNCSQLVLLELDENNFGGSLRNDFGALRNLRFISLSDNNFKTRGSNGLSFLSSFTNCSNLESMDLDNNEFGGLLPDSVGNLSISLDQLRISGNQIYGSIPSTIGKLVNLEVLELNDNLFTGSIPESIGYLHKLQYLSFSYNTISGEIPKSIGNLSMMNKLYLEKNRLEGAIPASLGNCQNLLILTLSDNNLNGSIPRQLLMVSSLSIALHLARNRLSGSLPPEVGKLKNLAEIDISENGLFGEIPNTLGSCSSLENLFLKQNFFQGSIPPSMKSMRGIQNLDLSHNNLSGQIPTFLGTFDLKNLNLSFNNFEGELPMNGVFTNASAISIAGNHRLCGGISQLQLPRCTTKKSRNKMSRSQMLGIIAASVLVGVTAVSSFLKCWFKKKRNTKPKVSLLKDPFLKVSYGELLKATEGFSSTNLLGFGSFGRVYKGVIKQNGELVVAVKVLDLQTTGATKSFMAECEALRNIRHRNLVSIITSCSSMDFQGNEFKALVYKFMPNGSLDKWLHAIPEENNGEREFVGLNLLQRVDIAIDVACALDYLHHQCEMPIIHCDLKPSNVLLDDDMVAHVGDFGLARFRGKLNSPSTSSSTAIRGTIGYAAPEYGLGSEMSTSGDVYSYGILLLEMITRKRPTDKMFEADLNLHNFARIALPQRVMEIVDPMLLTEETCGSKIMENLISLIKIGLTCSTESPKDRMNINIALHELHLVKNNILNVQTLGTHSSHI, from the exons ATGGGCTTTTTGTCTCATTACATCGGAAACCTTAGCTTTCTCCACGAGCTTAGCCTCAAAAACAATACTTTCATTGGTGAAATTCCAACCGAACTCGGTAATCTTTTTAGGTTACAGAAACTGGATCTGGAGCTTAACGGTTTCAAAGGTACAATTCCAACAAGCCTATTCCGTTGCTCAAATCTAACATACCTTAGTGTATCCACAAACAAGCTAGTTGGAGAGTTCCCGAAAGAACTTGCTTATTTTATGCCGAGACTCGTAACACTCTACATTGATAGAAATAATTTCACAGGAGGCCATGGGATTCCTCCTTCGATTGGGAATCTTACCTCTCTGGAACACTTTGACGCCTGTGACAACCCTTTTGGAGGAAGCATTCCAAATGCTTTGGGTCAATTGAAAAATTTAAGAGAACTTTGGTTGGGTAACACTACAATTTCAGGTACCATCCCTCCTGCCTTATACAACCTATCGTTGCTAATTAGATTATCAGTGCCTCATAATCAACTTTGGGGTAGTCTTCCGCCTTCTTTCGGTTTCATGTTCCCTCACCTTGAGGCCCTTCACCTATTCACCAACAAATTCAATGGACCCATTCCACTTTCAATATCCAACTGTTCACAGTTGGTACTACTCGAGTTGGATGAGAACAATTTCGGTGGAAGCCTAAGAAATGATTTCGGAGCCCTACGAAATCTCCGTTTTATAAGTCTGTCGGATAACAACTTTAAAACTAGGGGATCTAATGGACTATCCTTTCTTAGTTCTTTCACCAATTGTAGCAATTTAGAATCGATGGATTTGGATAATAACGAATTTGGAGGTTTATTACCGGATTCTGTGGGCAATCTATCAATCTCTCTTGATCAGTTGAGAATAAGTGGAAATCAAATCTATGGATCTATTCCATCAACAATAGGAAAACTAGTGAATCTTGAAGTTTTAGAACTAAATGACAACCTATTCACAGGCTCAATTCCTGAGAGCATAGGTTATCTTCATAAGTTGCAATACTTGTCATTTTCATACAATACAATCTCAGGTGAAATTCCAAAGTCTATTGGAAACTTGTCAATGATGAATAAACTTTACTTAGAGAAAAACAGACTAGAGGGAGCCATACCTGCGAGTCTTGGCAACTGTCAGAATTTGTTAATTCTAACACTTTCTGATAATAACCTTAATGGGAGCATACCAAGACAACTTTTGATGGTCTCTTCTCTTTCAATTGCATTGCATCTAGCTCGCAACCGTTTGTCTGGATCCTTGCCACCTGAGGTTGGAAAGCTCAAAAATTTAGCAGAGATTGATATCTCCGAGAATGGTTTGTTTGGTGAAATTCCTAATACTCTTGGTAGTTGCAGTAGCCTTGAAAAtctatttttgaaacaaaatttcttTCAAGGATCTATTCCTCCATCAATGAAATCTATGAGAGGTATTCAAAATTTGGACCTCTCCCACAACAACTTATCCGGTCAAATTCCTACATTCTTAGGGACATTTGACTTGAAGAATCTCAATTTGTCTTTCAACAATTTTGAAGGAGAGTTACCAATGAATGGGGTTTTCACAAACGCAAGTGCAATATCAATTGCCGGAAATCATAGGCTTTGTGGTGGCATTTCTCAACTACAACTACCGCGGTGCACTACAAAAAAATCGAGAAACAAGATGTCTCGTTCGCAGATGTTAGGAATCATTGCAGCTTCGGTACTTGTAGGAGTAACCGCAGTATCATCTTTCCTCAAATGTTGgttcaagaagaaaagaaacacaaaacctAAGGTTTCATTATTGAAAGATCCATTCTTGAAAGTCTCTTATGGAGAACTTCTCAAAGCAACTGAAGGTTTCTCTTCAACGAATCTACTTGGTTTTGGTAGTTTCGGCCGTGTGTATAAAGGTGTTATTAAACAAAACGGGGAGTTAGTTGTTGCGGTCAAAGTACTTGACCTTCAAACTACTGGCGCtaccaagagtttcatggcagaGTGCGAAGCCTTAAGGAATATTCGACACCGAAACTTGGTTTCGATCATAACGTCGTGTTCTAGCATGGATTTTCAAGGTAATGAGTTTAAAGCTCTAGTATACAAGTTCATGCCGAATGGAAGTCTAGATAAATGGTTGCATGCTATTCCAGAAGAAAATAATGGAGAACGTGAGTTCGTGGGACTCAATCTTCTACAAAGAGTAGACATTGCCATAGATGTGGCTTGTGCACTTGATTATCTTCATCACCAATGCGAAATGCCAATTATTCACTGCGATTTAAAACCGAGTAATGTCCTTCTTGATGATGACATGGTTGCCCATGTTGGAGATTTCGGTCTAGCTAGATTTCGTGGAAAGCTCAACAGTCCAAGTACTAGTAGTTCAACAGCAATAAGGGGAACCATTGGATATGCAGCTCCAG AGTACGGTCTGGGAAGTGAGATGTCAACTAGTGGAGATGTTTATAGCTATGGGATCTTGTTGTTGGAGATGATAACAAGGAAGAGACCTACTGACAAAATGTTTGAGGCAGACCTTAATCTTCATAACTTTGCAAGGATTGCCTTGCCTCAACGTGTGATGGAGATTGTAGACCCTATGCTTTTAACCGAGGAGACATGTGGCAGCAAAATAATGGAAAATCTGATCTCCCTCATCAAGATAGGACTGACATGCTCTACAGAGTCCCCAAAAGACCGAATGAACATAAATATTGCACTCCATGAGCTTCATCTGGTCAAGAACAATATTTTGAAT GTCCAAACATTGGGGACCCATAGCTCGCACATTTGA
- the LOC131323615 gene encoding uncharacterized mitochondrial protein AtMg00810-like gives MIPPPGLCRQGENLVCRLNKSLYGLKQASRNWFSKFSAAIKKAGFQQSLDDYSLFTKVNGDSFTGVLVYVDDILITGNNLQEMEYLKSFLLKQFRIKDFGDLKYFLGIEFSRSKKGVFMSQRKYALDILQDAGLTGVRPKKFPMEQNVKLKPTDGDLLNDPTRYRRLVGRLIYLTVTRPDIVYAVQNLSQFMHQPRKPHMEAALRVLRFIKGTPGQDLLFPAVNNLELKAYCDSDHAGCPTTRRSTTGYCVFLGDSLVSWKSKKQSTVARSSAKAEYRAMAITCLEITWLRYILQDLRVKQKGPAPLHCDNQVALHIAANLVYHERTKHIEIDCHIVREKLQAGEVSPIYIPSRDELADIFTKALGGDSFNHLSRKLGLHNIHSPT, from the coding sequence ATGATTCCTCCTCCCGGACTTTGCCGACAGGGGGAGAATCTAGTGTGTCGGCTGAATAAATCTCTTTATGGGCTTAAACAAGCTTCTCGTAACTGGTTCTCCAAATTTTCAGCTGCTATTAAAAAAGCGGGTTTCCAACAGTCTTTGGATGACTATTCCCTCTTTACCAAAGTTAATGGAGATTCTTTTACAGGTGTACTCGTATACGTTGATGATATTCTCATTACAGGCAATAATCTTCAAGAGATGGAATACCTTAAATCTTTCCTTCTCAAACAGTTCCGCATCAAGGATTTCGGTGACTTGAAGTATTTTTTGGGCATTGAATTTTCCAGATCCAAGAAAGGCGTTTTTATGTCCCAAAGGAAATATGCCCTAGATATTTTACAAGATGCAGGTTTGACAGGGGTGCGGCCAAAAAAGTTTCCAATGGAACAAAATGTGAAATTGAAACCTACAGATGGTGATTTACTCAACGATCCGACAAGATATAGGAGGTTGGTAGGAAGATTAATTTATCTTACTGTCACAAGACCAGACATTGTTTATGCAGTTCAGAATTTGAGCCAGTTTATGCACCAGCCCAGAAAACCACACATGGAGGCCGCACTTCGTGTTTTGAGATTCATTAAGGGTACACCTGGCCAAGACTTGCTATTCCCGGCTGTGAACAATCTTGAGTTGAAAGCTTATTGTGATTCAGATCACGCAGGTTGTCCGACCACAAGAAGGTCAACTACAGGTTATTGTGTGTTTCTAGGTGATTCTCTTGTCTCATGGAAATCAAAGAAACAGTCGACTGTTGCTCGTTCATCTGCAAAAGCTGAGTACAGGGCCATGGCAATCACATGCCTTGAAATTACATGGTTGCGCTATATATTGCAAGATTTAAGAGTCAAACAAAAAGGCCCTGCTCCTTTGCATTGTGATAATCAAGTTGCATTGCATATAGCAGCAAATCTAGTTTATCACGAAAGAACGAAAcatattgaaattgattgtcACATTGTGAGAGAAAAGTTGCAAGCTGGTGAAGTTTCTCCAATCTATATTCCTTCACGGGATGAGCTTGCAGACATATTTACGAAAGCCTTGGGAGGAGATAGTTTCAATCACTTGAGTCGCAAGTTGGGACTTCATAATATTCACTCTCCAACTTGA
- the LOC131323616 gene encoding putative receptor-like protein kinase At3g47110 has product MMMGLLTKSLSVSLIALFLSLLPLLQIKAHARDTTSSLNVASNETDFRALLAFKSTILPEYRQALSSWNESLHFCHWEGVKCGRRHERVTVIDLASRGLIGSLSPYIGNLSFLRELSLFNNTLTGEIPAELGNLFRLQKLNLGINGFEGKIPPHLSRCSNLRDLRVGRNKLVGGFPKELAYSMPRLISLYVNDNNLTGGIPQWIGNLSSLEDFNAAGNPLEGSIPNALGQLKNLRALWLGSSQISGTIPPSLYNQSLLITLSVPANRIGGSLPPTFGFKFPHLQLLQLQHNQFDGPIPLSISNCSQLVQLELDHNNFNSVENDLGVVVLENGQFRGVLPDSVGNLSISYLALGLNQLYGSIPSTIGNLVNIGTLAMNNNQFTGPIPDSIGHLHKLQRLEGAIPSSLGNCRNLLLLTLSGNNLNGSIPRKLFTVSSLSITLDLARNLLSRSLPPEVGNLNNLVEIDISENGLSGEIPSTLGRCVSLEYLYLGKNFFEGSIPSSISSLRGIQNLDLSNKNLSSQIPRFLETFILLQNLNLSFNNFEGELPMKGIFTNATAISIVGNYGLCGGISELRLRRCTTEKSRKRMSLLQTRGITVALVAIAVALEVIGVITKDSFSKVTYGELLKATKGFSSRNLLGFGSFGCVYKGIIDQNGKLVVVVKVFDLQTRGATRSFVAECEALRNV; this is encoded by the exons ATGATGATGGGTCTATTAACCAaatctctctcagtctctctcatagccttatttctctctctcctcccattgCTTCAAATCAAAGCCCATGCCCGTGACACAACATCATCCCTTAATGTTGCTAGTAACGAGACTGATTTCCGTGCATTATTGGCCTTTAAGTCAACTATTCTCCCAGAATATCGACAGGCCTTGAGTTCATGGAATGAGTCTCTCCATTTCTGCCACTGGGAAGGTGTCAAATGCGGTCGCCGACACGAACGAGTCACTGTTATAGATCTCGCGTCCAGAGGTTTAATTGGTTCTTTGTCTCCTTATATCGGAAACCTCAGTTTTCTCCGGGAGCTTAGCCTCTTTAACAACACTCTTACGGGTGAAATTCCAGCTGAACTCGGTAATCTTTTCAGGTTACAGAAACTAAATCTAGGCATTAATggttttgaagggaaaattccaCCACACCTATCTCGTTGCTCCAATCTTAGGGACCTTAGGGTAGGCAGAAACAAGCTAGTTGGTGGGTTCCCGAAAGAACTTGCTTATTCAATGCCTAGACTCATATCACTCTACGTTAATGATAACAATTTGACCGGAGGGATTCCTCAGTGGATTGGGAATCTTAGTTCTCTGGAAGACTTTAATGCCGCTGGCAATCCTCTTGAAGGAAGTATTCCTAATGCTTTGGGTCAATTGAAAAATTTAAGAGCACTTTGGCTGGGTTCCAGTCAAATTTCAGGTACCATCCCTCCTTCCTTATACAACCAATCATTGCTAATTACATTATCAGTGCCTGCAAATCGAATTGGGGGTAGTCTTCCTCCGACATTTGGTTTCAAGTTCCCTCACCTTCAGCTCCTTCAGTTACAGCACAACCAATTTGATGGTCCAATTCCACTTTCAATATCCAACTGTTCGCAGTTGGTACAATTGGAATTGGATCATAACAATTTCAATTCAGTGGAAAA CGACTTGGGGGTGGTAGTTTTGGAGAATGGCCAATTCAGAGGTGTATTACCAGACTCTGTGGGCAATCTATCTATCTCTTACTTGGCACTAGGTCTAAATCAGTTGTACGGATCTATTCCTTCAACAATAGGAAACCTTGTGAATATTGGAACCTTAGCTATGAATAATAACCAATTCACAGGCCCGATACCCGATAGCATAGGTCATCTTCATAAGTTGCAAAG ACTAGAGGGGGCAATACCCTCGAGTCTTGGCAACTGTCGCAATTTGTTACTGTTGACACTTTCTGGTAATAACCTTAATGGGAGCATACCAAGAAAACTTTTTACGGTCTCTTCTCTGTCAATTACATTGGATCTAGCTCGCAACCTTTTGTCTAGATCCTTGCCACCTGAGGTTGGAAACCTCAATAATTTAGTAGAAATCGATATCTCCGAGAATGGTTTGTCTGGTGAAATTCCTAGCACTCTTGGTAGGTGTGTCAGCCTTGAATACctatatttgggaaaaaatttcTTTGAAGGTTCAATTCCTTCATCAATTTCATCCTTGAGAGGTATTCAGAATTTGGACCTTTCCAATAAGAACTTATCCAGTCAAATTCCGAGATTTTTAGAGACATTTATTTTGCTGCAGAATCTCAATTTGTCTTTCAATAATTTTGAAGGAGAGTTACCAATGAAGGGTATTTTTACAAATGCAACTGCAATATCAATTGTTGGTAACTATGGGCTTTGTGGTGGCATTTCTGAACTACGACTACGTCGGTGCACCACAGAGAAATCGAGAAAAAGGATGTCTCTTTTACAAACACGAGGAATCACAGTAGCTTTGGTTGCAATCGCAGTAGCTTTGGAAGTCATTGGAGTAATCACG AAAGATTCATTCTCAAAAGTCACTTATGGAGAACTTCTCAAAGCAACTAAAGGTTTCTCTTCTAGGAATCTTCTTGGGTTTGGAAGCTTTGGCTGTGTTTATAAAGGTATTATTGACCAAAACGGGAAGTTAGTTGTGGTGGTCAAAGTATTTGACCTTCAAACTCGTGGCGCTACCAGGAGTTTTGTGGCAGAGTGCGAAGCCTTAAGGAATGTTTGA